A region of the Octopus sinensis unplaced genomic scaffold, ASM634580v1 Contig12194, whole genome shotgun sequence genome:
GATTGGTCCACCTTCCACCTTGACTGATGGGTGTTTGttcgcgtgcgagtgtgtgtgtgtgtgtgtgtgtgtgtgtgtgtgtgtgtgtgcacgagagaCTTGTttcctgtgtgcgtatgtgtgtgtgggtgtatatatatatatatatatatattaacatatacatactcttttacttgtttaggtcatttgactgcggccatgatggagcaccgtctttagtcgagcaaatcgaccccaggagttattctggatgttttcggtttgaacagcaatttttaaaaaaatatatttccacgTAGCTAAACACtattaaacttcatatactgctagaatgtgtttataaaacatctttttctcttggctttattgagaaaattctatggtttgtaagatatttgttggtttttttttttcaatttctgaaatttcaaccaatcactgacgtctattgaggtaaaaaaaaaaacattctgtgccgtatgaatatgtccctcgtttaagaaacagattgggtttatttacatttgtgaagaaaaaaaagatacccttccccccacctctaacccgaaccctaaaacagattgatatgcaatagatcgattctagggtcataatcctgggtgacaatttcatatgacaccgctagaaaaaaatgccgttcaaaccgaaaagatcccttattctttgtaagcctagtacttattatatcggaaccttttccgaaccgctaagttacggggacgtaaacacaccagcatcggttatcaatagatgttggggggacaaacacacacacatacatatacatcatcatcatcgtttaacgtctgttttccatgcttgcatgggttggatgtatatgtgtgtgcgtgtgtgtatgtatgtgtgcgtatgtatttgtgtgtctgcgtttgttctcccaacatcgcttgacaaccgatgttggtgtgtttacgtccccgtaacttagcggttcggcaaaagagaccgatagagtaagtactagcattccaaagaataagtcctgggatcagtttgttcgactaaaggcggtgctccagcatggccgcagtcaaatgaccgaaacaagtaaaagagtatatatagctggggcaccgccttgaatgaatcaaccccagtacatttcttttaagcctagtacttattttatcgatctctctagctgaacagctaagttacaggaacataaacacaccaacaccgctcGCCAAGTGATACTGCAGGTCAaaccaaacacaaagacatatagatatatgcatatattgatatatatataaggaagggcaatggccccgtggttagggcagcggactcgcggttgtaggatcgcggtttcgattcccagaccaggccttatgagtgtttattgagcgaaaacacctaaaagctccacaaggctccggcagggggtggtcgtgatccctgctgtacactttcgccacaacttcctctcactctttctttagttggcctgctcgcttagccagcggggtggcatcatttggaggctaaaacaatgcaaaacgcattgtgaccagcgatgtgtagcaacatctgatagcctggtcggtcacggtgatattgatatatatagatagatgctgctaagcatttcgcctggtgtgctaacgattctgctagcttgctccTTTAAAGTAGCACCAAATATTCTTtcctaccctaggcacaaggcctgaaattttgggagaggggccagattagatcgactccagtatgcaactggtacttaatttatcaaccctggacaaaacacatcgataaaattgccaagaaggctgagggtgtcttggcatcactcaccaagtcctttgtgagccgctctccggctatctatctgcggctttatatagctatggtaagacctcaactggaatttgcatcaccggtctggaacccctatcttgcccaggatattaatcgtctggaagccgttcagcgacgtgcaaccatgagaataccctccatcaggcatttgccatattctgaacgccttacttccctgggcatggacacgtTGAAACTCCGActtctggcagctgacttggcagacacccataaaattatcaaccatcttataaacaataactctgagcaccttttcaaactccacccgtctaacacccgtggacatatttacaaagtcagaaaacagcacagctcccatgactttcggaaacattttttcacgctgagagttactgaagcatggaacagactgccggcatcagttgttagttgtcggagcactgcatctttcaaaacttccatgcttcctgagattcgccaacactacacctgattttctctcctccatacacacacaagcatgtatctgactcatacattgttcgctttccagacatttgtacattactgcatatactttatacgcactttctgacaagttagttagttagttagttaattttttggctcaaaaagcaaaaaacaaggccatgtagggggacatggagttaagtacagggtggtgttcatgtaaagagttcaggccacttggggtcaagggagactttgaacaaagcggttgttggcatcttcaccatctcatctggcagcttgttccacggatccgcaacctggatggAGAaaacccctctccttcgattgagatgaaattatcgcagatagagcttttcggaatgaccctgcagccgacgctctggagcaggagtgaagaacagctctttcgagaggttacactttccgcttattatgttgtggtgcacctgagcactgtatacaataatttcatttattatattatgaaaggatgaaagtcaaagccaacctcggcggaatttgaactcagaacagagttGATATATTGAAAAGTCAATGGCCAAAATGGAATGTCCAGTCTCTCTGCAAGATTAATTGAAATTTTGCTATTAACTCATAACGAAGAAAGGAAATTTTAATTAAGAAGGAATTTCTCAACTACATACGTAATTTAACATTCTGGCACTTTAAtttagtctcacacacacacacatgcatatacacacacatgtacacacactcacacatatacatatgcctacatacacacatgtatatacacatacacacacccatgtgtatgtacatatatgcatatacacatacagagtttcattcatatatatactcacgtatatatatatacatacaaacacacatacatacacacatatacacatacacatatatacacatatgtatatacgcccacatatgcgcatgcatacatgcacatgtgcacacacacatatgcttacacatacataaacacatttatgttcatatacacacatgcacacacataacactcatacacacatatatatatattgcacacacacacatacttaaacatatacacacattcatatgaatacacatatacatagacacatacacacacaaatactcacacacacatgcttaaacatatacacatatccatatgacTACGTATATAcgtagacacataaacacacatgcttaAACGTATGctcacatttatatgcatacacacatacatgcttaaacatatacacacatacatacacacatacacacacatgcttaaacatatacacacatacatagacacatacacacacatgcttaaacatatacacacacttatatgcatacacacatacacacacacacatgcttaaacATATACAaccatttatatgcatacacacatacatagacacatacacacacacacatgcttaaacatacacacatacatagacacatacacacacacacacatgcttaaacatacacacacatacatagacacatacacacacatatgcttaaacatatacacagattcatatgcacacacatatacacgcaagcacacacatccacaaacacactcacacacacacacatatatgtatgcacatatgcgcacatgtagacactcacacacacacaattctatcAAACGGGTTGAAACAGATTTAAACCTTAGaacaaagaatttaaataatggacaaacagacagaaccaAGAAACATGTCCAGATTTGCTTCtcgctttactctcttttacttgtttcagtcatttgactgcggccatgctggagcaccgcctttagtcgagcaaatcgaccccgggacttattcttttttgtaagcccagtacttattctatcggtctcttttgccgaaccgctaagtgacggggacgtaaacacaccagcatcggttgtcaagcaatgctagggggacaaacacagacacacacacacacatatatatatatatatatatatatatacatatattcgacgggcttcttttcagtttccgtctaccaaatccactcacaaggcattggtcggcccggggctatagcagtagacacttgcccaaggtgccacgcagtgggactgaacccagaaccatgtggttggtaaacaagctacttaccacacagccactcctgtgcctctatatatatatacatatatacgacaggcttcttttcagtttccgtctaccaaatccactcacaaggcattggtcggcccggggctagagcagaagacacttgcccaaggtgccacgcagtggggctgaacccagaaccatgtggttggtaaacaagctacctaccacacagccactccttttgttGGAATAATtcaacacatgtatgcatacacacacacacacacacatatatatatatatagagagagaggcaggcatagcggtgtggtaagaagcttgctaaccaaccacatggttccaggttcagtcccactgcatggcaccttgggcaagtgtcttctgctatagcctcgggccgaccaaagccttgtgagtggatttggtagacggaaactgaaagaagcctgtcatatcgtgtgtatatatacatatatacatacataagtacgcacacacatatatatattgccaaccacatggttctgggttcagtcccactacatggcaccttgggtaagtatcttctattatcgCCTCAGGCCAACcgatgccttgtaagtggatttggtagaaaccaAAAAAAGagtgtcttgtatatatatatatatgtatatatatgtgtatgtgttttgtgtctgtttgttcccccaccatcacttaacaaccactgttggtgtgtttacgtctctgtaacctagcggttcagcaaaagaggccgatagaataagtactagccttacaaagaataagcgctGGGATCGGTTTGtgcgactaaaggtggtgctccagcatggccacaatcaaatgaatgaaacaagtaaaagaataaaaaaatatagaggctgtgtggtaagtagcttgcttaccaaccacatggttctgggttcattcccactgcgtggcaccttgggcaagtgtcttctactatagcatcgggccgaccaaagctttgtgagtggatttggtagatggaaactgaaagaagcctgtcgtatatatttgtgtgtgtttgtttgtgtctatgcttgtccccaccatcgtggtatgacaaccggtgttggtttgttcatgtccctgtgacttagcagttcgacaatagaaccgatagaataattactacgcttaaaaaaataaaccctagggtcgatttgttcgattaagacccttgaaggcggtgccccagcatagccgctgtcaaatgacagaaacaagtaaaagaatatagatagatagatagatagacagacagacagatagacagacagacgacagataggtagacagacagacagatagatagatagatagatagatagatagatagacagacagacagacagacagagagatagatagatagatagatagatagatagatagatagatagatagacagacagagagatagatagatagatagatggatagatagagagagagtgatagatagatagacagacacatagatagatagatagacagacagacagatagatagacagacagatagacagacagacagatagatagacagatagatagagagagagagagagagagaggactagatagacagacagacagacagacaaatagatagatagatagacagacagacagatagatagacagacagatagacagacagacagatagatagacagatagatagagagagagagagagagagagagaggactataAGGTCCTGCTACTTCGTTTTTTCAGAGCACCTTGGAATGAGAAGAGGAAGACAGAGTGATAAGGTGAAAGAGATGGAGGGTGGGCGAGATGAAGAACAAGGATGGTGGGGAAGACATCTGCAGTTACCTCCCTTCATAAGGAATCGCCTTCTCTTGTTTAAGGGAGGTAAGTTTGTAAAAACATCCGCCAAATACGTGTCTTTGTCAACATGTGAGCCACGTCTATCTTGGAGTCTTACCACGTCAACACCCACCGAACTCCTCgcttctctctatacatacagttatatatatacgtgttctctttctctctatatatatttatttatatgtaagtgtatatacatacatatatatatatatgcatacatatctacataaaaatatacacacataaattatatatatatttaatactttctCTGTGTCTGGAAAATTTACATACACCCAGTAATGAAGCCGTGATTGCATACCTTcgggatatattatatacactcaggACTATCTCTTTCaccagtgtatataaatatatgtatatacatcgatctatccatccatccatcgatccattgATCTCTAAGGCTGCTGGTTTAAAGATCTAAAGAaacccattcatatatatatatatgtgtgtgtatgtgtttagctCTTAAGAAGGGCTCCGGTCATCGTTTTGTTGTGTCCCAACGGATTTTACTTGGCGAGAGCGCTTTGATATAGGAACAACGCGCACccgtttatttatataaatctatattcaaTTCCTTTGGGACTAAACCACCCTCTTGCAACTATGTCGAAATATAAGGACAAACTGGACGGCAAGGAGCTAGACCTGAGTATGTGCTCGCTGAACACGATCAGCGTCCGGGATATCGCCCTGTTACCGAGGGCCACGTCTTTGAATTTATCCTACAACCGTCTCACCCAGCTACCCAGCAACTTCTGCTCCAGTCTCACGCACCTCACCCGGCTCGATCTCAGCAACAACAGTCTCACCGAGCTACCGGACGACTTCGGTTCGATGGTCAACCTCAAGCACTTGGACCTTCTCGGCAACCAGCTGACCCTCTTGCCCCTGACGTTTGGCGAGCTGGCCAAACTGAAGTGGCTCGACGTGAAAGACAACCCTCTCAACCCAGTGCTGCGCAGCGTGGCCGGCGACTGTCTCAACGATGCCGAGTGCCGCAAGTGCGCCAGCCTGCTGGTCAGCTACATGAAGCAGTTTCGAGCCGACTTCGAGCGACTGGAAGAGGCCCGTGAAATCAGACGGGCGGAGAGAGAAGCAGCCAGGCTGGAAGTCCGAcgacagaaagaaaaagcaaagaaattacttgaaaaagaaaagcgCAGGAAGGAACATGAGACGAACAGGATTCTTGAAGTTTCTGCTCAGACTGCTGCCCTTTACGAGTCCGCCAACGCTAACCCGAAAACCAACAGGGGTAACCGGAGCAACAACAGTACCCCTACAGATCCTAGGACTGCTACTACGCCCACGACACccatcaatagcaacaacaacaacatcaataagaaCAATCAGCAGAAAGCTGAACGTGTGATGTCCGTTACTTCTACGCCAAAGGCCAAAAACCACGCCGCGACgaccgtgaccaccaccaccaccaccgataacAACAAAGCGTCACCCAAGTCACCAAAGGCTgctaagaaaaacaacaacaacaacaacgaaaccaacaccggcaacaacaacaacaacaacatcaaacacACCAACAAAACGTCGGCCGGTCCCAGAACGGGCAAGCCGAGCCCTTCCTCGTCCGGCCCCTCTTGctgcacctcctcctcctcctcctccctcttcacCGCTTTGGCACTGTTAGCTCTCCTGGTCGCCTTCGTGGCGCTGTTTGCGCTCCCTGTGTCACCGGACAATAAACTGTACGACGAAATCCGACGGAGGGCCTCAAACATGATGGCCACCCTATCGGGAACTGATGAGAAATAAACGGTCAAAGGTTCGATCCCTTGCCTACTTCTTACCTTTTATCCCTTTTCTCAAAGAGGGTATTTCCTCACATTTTTTCCTCCTTGCACGAATTAAGGGctcaatattattgttgttgttattattgatgctgttattgttgttattattgttattattattattattatcattattattattaaaattccactgaggtcagtcCAACcattaatcctttcagggtcgataaattaagtaccagtgaaacactggggtcgatgtaatcaattagtcccctccccaccaaattccaggccttgtgcttatagtagaaagtattattattattatttaaggtgacaggttggcagaatcgtttgcatgtcgggcgaaatgcttagcggcatttcgtctgtcttcacattctgagttcaaattctgccaaggttgattttgcttttcaatcttttgaggtcgattaattaagtaccagtgaaacactggggtcacttgtaatcgactagtctcctcccccaaacttcaggccttgtgcctatagtaaaaaggattattattaagcctttcgttaccatatttctgttgagatgctctgtgtttctttcaattaattttaaatataacaaagaatttagtaaaataacttagttattattaagctagtgttaggaacataaattgtgactaaggtttggtggaagattttaattcaaaacttatgaaaacaagacatttgtactacagaaccagagccggtttcagccgggttggtaacgaaagggttaaaaatatcatggtgactttaacccttttgttaccatatttctgttgagttgttctgtttctttcaattattttaaatataacaaagaatttagtaaaataactttgttatcattcagctagtgttaggaacataaattgtgactaaggtttggtggaagattttaattcaaaacttatgaaaacaagacatttgtactacagaaccagagccggtttcagccgggttggtaacgaaagggttaaaaatatcatggtgactttaacccttttgttaccatatttctgttgagttgttctgtttctttcaattattttaaatataacaaagaatttagtaaaataactttgttatcattcagctagtgttaggaacataaattgtgactaaggtttggtggaagattttattcaaaacttatgaaaacaagacatttgtactacagaaccagagcggtttcagccgggttggtaacgaaagggttaaaatatcatggtgactttaacccttttgttaccatatttctgttgattgttctgtttctttcattattttaaatataacaaagaatttagtaaaataactttgttatcattcagctagtgttaggaacataaattgtgactaaggtttggtggaagattttaattcaaaacttatgaaaacaagacatttgtactacagaaccagagccggtttcagccgggttggtaacgaaagggttaaaatatcatggtgacttgaacccttttgttaccatatttctgttgagatgctctgtgtttctttcaattaatttaaatataacaaagaatttagtaaaataactttttatcattcagctagtgttaggaacataaattgtgactaaggtttggtggaagattttaattcaaaacttatgaaaacaagacatttgtactacagaaccagagccggtttcagccgggttggtaacgaaagggttaaaaatatcatggtgacttgaacccttttgttaccatatttctgttgagatgctctgtgtttctttcaattaattttaaatataacaaagatttagtaaaataactttgttatcattcagctagtgttaggaacataaattgtgactaaggtttggtggaagattttaattcaaaacttatgaaaacaagacatttgtactacagaaccagagccggtttcagccgggttggtaacgaaagggttaaaaatatcatggtgacttgaacccttttgttaccatatttctgttgagatgctctgtgtttctttcaattaattttaaatataacaaagaatttagtaaaataactttgttatcattcagctagtgttaggaacataaattgtgactaaggtttggtggaagatttt
Encoded here:
- the LOC115229233 gene encoding leucine-rich repeat-containing protein 59-like encodes the protein MSKYKDKLDGKELDLSMCSLNTISVRDIALLPRATSLNLSYNRLTQLPSNFCSSLTHLTRLDLSNNSLTELPDDFGSMVNLKHLDLLGNQLTLLPLTFGELAKLKWLDVKDNPLNPVLRSVAGDCLNDAECRKCASLLVSYMKQFRADFERLEEAREIRRAEREAARLEVRRQKEKAKKLLEKEKRRKEHETNRILEVSAQTAALYESANANPKTNRGNRSNNSTPTDPRTATTPTTPINSNNNNINKNNQQKAERVMSVTSTPKAKNHAATTVTTTTTTDNNKASPKSPKAAKKNNNNNNETNTGNNNNNNIKHTNKTSAGPRTGKPSPSSSGPSCCTSSSSSSLFTALALLALLVAFVALFALPVSPDNKLYDEIRRRASNMMATLSGTDEK